In Gammaproteobacteria bacterium, one DNA window encodes the following:
- the trpB gene encoding tryptophan synthase subunit beta produces the protein MSAYALPDARGHFGPYGGVFASETLMQPLTELCEAYERLRNDPKFQEEFTDDLRLYVGRPSPLYPAKRLTENWGGARVYLKREDLNHTGAHKINNTIGQGLLARYMGKKRIIAETGAGQHGVASATVAARFGMKCVVYMGSEDMKRQAINVYRMKLLGAEVVPVESGSKTLKDALNEAIRDWVTHVENTFYIIGTVAGMHPYPMMVRDFQSVIGREVRCQIMEFEGRLPDALVACVGGGSNAMGLFYPFIDDAEVAMIGVEAAGDGIETGRHAATLCAGRPGVLHGNRTYLLQSDDGQIIETHSISAGLDYPGVGPEHSWLKDSGRARYAAVTDQEALAAFHELTLTEGIIPALESSHAIAHAKKLARELGKDKAIVVCLSGRGDKDIHTVANLEGIKF, from the coding sequence ATGAGCGCTTACGCATTACCCGATGCCCGCGGGCACTTCGGTCCTTACGGTGGCGTGTTCGCCTCCGAAACGTTGATGCAGCCGCTGACCGAGCTGTGCGAAGCGTATGAGCGCCTGCGTAACGATCCGAAATTCCAGGAAGAATTCACCGACGATCTACGGTTGTACGTCGGCCGGCCGTCGCCGTTGTATCCGGCGAAGCGACTGACCGAGAATTGGGGCGGCGCGCGCGTTTATTTGAAGCGCGAAGATTTGAACCACACCGGTGCGCACAAGATTAACAACACTATCGGCCAAGGCTTGCTCGCGCGTTACATGGGCAAGAAGCGCATTATCGCCGAGACCGGTGCCGGCCAGCATGGCGTCGCCTCGGCGACGGTAGCGGCGCGCTTCGGCATGAAGTGTGTGGTGTACATGGGTTCCGAGGACATGAAGCGGCAGGCGATCAATGTCTACCGCATGAAGTTGCTTGGCGCTGAAGTTGTCCCGGTCGAGTCTGGTTCGAAGACGTTGAAGGATGCGCTCAATGAAGCGATCCGTGATTGGGTCACCCACGTCGAGAATACTTTTTATATCATCGGCACTGTCGCCGGCATGCATCCGTATCCGATGATGGTGCGCGACTTTCAATCGGTCATCGGCCGCGAAGTGCGTTGCCAGATCATGGAGTTCGAAGGTCGGCTGCCGGATGCGTTGGTCGCTTGCGTCGGTGGTGGTTCGAACGCGATGGGGTTGTTCTATCCGTTCATCGACGACGCTGAAGTCGCCATGATCGGTGTCGAAGCCGCCGGCGATGGCATCGAGACCGGGCGGCATGCGGCGACGCTTTGCGCCGGTCGCCCGGGTGTGTTGCACGGCAATCGGACTTATTTATTGCAAAGCGACGACGGCCAGATCATCGAGACCCATTCGATCTCGGCCGGTCTCGATTATCCCGGTGTAGGTCCGGAACATTCTTGGCTGAAAGATTCGGGCCGCGCCCGTTATGCGGCAGTGACCGATCAAGAAGCGCTGGCCGCGTTCCATGAGCTGACGCTCACCGAAGGCATCATTCCGGCGCTCGAATCGAGCCATGCGATTGCGCATGCCAAGAAGTTGGCGCGCGAACTCGGCAAAGACAAAGCGATTGTCGTCTGCTTGTCAGGTCGCGGTGATAAGGACATCCACACCGTTGCCAACCTCGAAGGGATAAAATTCTAA
- a CDS encoding tryptophan synthase subunit alpha: protein MSRLAQQFASLKKQRRAALIPYVMAGDPAAWATVPLMHALVRAGASVIELGVPFSDPMADGPVIQRAGERALKNGISLRHVLDMVREFRTKDTITPVVLMGYLNPIECMGYEAFATEAADAGVDAAITVDLPPEEAEGMLAALRRRQLDAIFLLAPTSGPERIAAVARAAGGFIYYVSLRGVTGASHLNVEEVKDKLHSIRRHTDLPVGVGFGISDPETAARVAAFADAVVVGSAVVSRMEQDAGDPERMLVEVPAFVARLRAAMDASQHESRQRTDSPSPAGRGMG from the coding sequence CTGTCACGTCTCGCGCAACAGTTCGCGTCGTTGAAGAAGCAGCGCCGCGCCGCACTGATTCCATATGTCATGGCCGGCGATCCGGCGGCGTGGGCGACGGTGCCGCTCATGCACGCGCTCGTGCGCGCCGGTGCCAGCGTCATTGAATTGGGCGTGCCGTTTTCAGATCCGATGGCCGATGGCCCGGTGATCCAACGTGCCGGCGAACGCGCGCTCAAGAACGGCATTAGCTTGCGTCATGTGCTCGACATGGTGCGTGAGTTCCGCACGAAGGACACGATCACCCCGGTGGTGTTGATGGGGTATTTAAACCCTATTGAATGTATGGGATATGAAGCTTTTGCAACCGAAGCGGCGGATGCTGGGGTAGATGCCGCCATTACCGTTGACCTGCCGCCGGAAGAGGCGGAGGGTATGCTCGCGGCGCTGCGGCGTCGGCAACTCGACGCCATTTTTCTATTAGCGCCGACCAGCGGGCCGGAGCGCATTGCCGCCGTGGCGCGTGCCGCCGGCGGATTCATCTATTATGTATCTTTACGGGGCGTTACCGGCGCCAGCCACCTGAATGTCGAGGAAGTGAAGGACAAACTCCATAGCATCCGCCGGCATACCGATCTACCGGTCGGTGTCGGTTTTGGTATTAGTGATCCCGAAACGGCGGCGCGCGTTGCCGCCTTTGCCGATGCCGTTGTCGTCGGCAGTGCCGTTGTCAGTCGTATGGAGCAGGATGCGGGCGATCCGGAACGGATGCTCGTGGAAGTGCCGGCGTTCGTCGCGCGTTTGCGCGCAGCAATGGACGCCAGCCAACATGAATCGCGGCAGCGAACCGACTCCCCCTCTCCCGCCGGGAGAGGGATGGGGTGA
- a CDS encoding acetyl-CoA carboxylase carboxyltransferase subunit beta — protein sequence MMSWFDKLLPPKIKSQSGAKKGAVPEGVWKKCPACGAVLYSAEIESNHHVCTKCDHHMRIGARKRLDMVLDPDGREEIAGNLAPVDILKFKDLKRYKDRLVDAQRETGERDALVAMLGTLKGVPLVSCAFEFAFMGGSMGSVVGERFVRSVNVCIERHIPLVCFSASGGARMQEGLYSLMQMSKTSAALARLGEHGIPYISVLTDPTMGGVSASLAMLADVIVAEPKALIGFAGPRVIEQTVREKLPEGFQRSEFLLQHGAVDMIVQRRDMRDRLASLLAMLTRQAAPARQPAVEHA from the coding sequence CTGATGAGCTGGTTCGACAAACTCCTACCGCCGAAGATCAAGAGCCAGAGCGGCGCCAAGAAGGGCGCGGTTCCGGAAGGCGTGTGGAAAAAATGCCCGGCCTGCGGCGCCGTGCTTTATTCCGCCGAGATCGAGAGCAATCATCACGTTTGTACGAAGTGCGACCACCACATGCGTATCGGTGCGCGCAAACGGCTCGATATGGTCCTCGATCCGGACGGTCGCGAAGAGATCGCCGGCAATCTGGCGCCGGTCGATATTCTGAAGTTCAAAGATTTGAAACGTTACAAAGATCGCCTGGTCGACGCGCAACGCGAGACCGGCGAGCGCGATGCCTTGGTCGCCATGCTCGGTACGTTGAAGGGCGTGCCGCTCGTGAGCTGCGCTTTCGAGTTCGCGTTCATGGGCGGTTCGATGGGCTCGGTCGTCGGCGAGCGATTTGTGCGCAGTGTCAACGTCTGTATCGAACGGCATATTCCACTCGTGTGCTTCAGTGCCAGCGGCGGCGCGCGTATGCAGGAAGGTTTGTACTCGCTGATGCAGATGTCGAAGACCAGCGCCGCGCTGGCGCGTCTCGGCGAGCACGGCATCCCTTATATCTCGGTGTTAACCGATCCGACCATGGGCGGTGTCTCGGCCAGTTTGGCAATGTTGGCCGACGTCATCGTCGCTGAGCCGAAGGCGTTGATCGGTTTCGCCGGCCCGCGTGTGATCGAGCAGACCGTGCGCGAGAAGTTGCCCGAAGGGTTTCAACGTTCCGAATTTCTGCTGCAACACGGTGCCGTCGACATGATCGTTCAGCGGCGCGATATGCGCGATCGTCTCGCCTCGCTATTGGCGATGCTGACGCGCCAAGCAGCGCCAGCTCGCCAGCCCGCTGTGGAACACGCCTAA
- the folC gene encoding bifunctional tetrahydrofolate synthase/dihydrofolate synthase yields MTPTRRTLSDWLGWIETLHPQTIALGLDRVHAVLAAMNLRQPAFGVITVGGTNGKGSTVTMCDAILRAAGFSVGSYTSPHLVHYNERIRINGRLVTDDELCRAFERVEAARGDIALTYFEYGTIAAFDIFRECAIEIAVLEIGMGGRLDAVNAVDADVAIVTSIGIDHTAWLGPDRESIGREKAGIFRAGRPAVCADPAPPASLVETAAKLGTTLYCFGRDFDAGVSDAGWSLRFGQRLRAGLPFPALRGEHQLRNASAALVALELLGDRFPVNQQDIRQGLLAAVIPGRFQILPGTPAIIIDVAHNGEAAQTLAANLRRHQTVGKTLAVFGMLNDKDIGEVIRVVAGSIDRWYVATLSGPRGTTAAQVTQLLTDNGITAPIAPFATPIEAYNAARAAAAPPDRVVVFGSFHTVGDILAHLEAGPA; encoded by the coding sequence TTGACTCCGACTCGTCGTACGCTTTCCGATTGGCTCGGGTGGATTGAAACGCTCCACCCGCAAACGATCGCGCTCGGCCTCGATCGCGTCCATGCGGTGCTGGCGGCGATGAACCTGCGGCAACCGGCGTTCGGCGTCATTACCGTCGGTGGCACCAACGGTAAAGGCTCGACGGTGACGATGTGCGACGCGATTTTGCGCGCCGCCGGTTTTAGCGTCGGTTCTTATACTTCGCCGCATCTGGTCCACTACAACGAACGCATCCGTATCAACGGCCGTTTGGTCACCGACGACGAACTCTGCCGCGCATTCGAGCGCGTCGAGGCCGCGCGCGGCGACATCGCGTTGACTTATTTCGAATATGGCACGATCGCCGCGTTCGACATCTTTCGCGAATGCGCGATCGAAATCGCTGTGCTCGAAATTGGTATGGGCGGCCGGCTCGACGCGGTGAACGCGGTCGACGCCGATGTCGCTATCGTCACCTCGATCGGCATCGACCATACCGCCTGGCTCGGCCCAGACCGTGAGAGTATCGGCCGCGAGAAGGCGGGAATTTTTCGCGCCGGCCGGCCGGCGGTGTGCGCTGATCCGGCGCCGCCGGCGAGCCTGGTCGAGACCGCTGCCAAGCTCGGTACGACGTTGTATTGCTTCGGCCGCGATTTTGACGCTGGTGTTTCCGATGCCGGCTGGTCGTTACGCTTCGGTCAGCGCCTGCGTGCCGGACTGCCGTTTCCCGCCTTGCGTGGTGAGCACCAGTTGCGTAACGCCTCGGCGGCGCTGGTTGCGCTCGAATTATTGGGCGACCGCTTTCCGGTCAATCAGCAGGATATTCGCCAAGGCTTGTTGGCGGCGGTGATCCCCGGCCGTTTCCAGATCCTGCCGGGTACGCCGGCGATCATCATCGACGTCGCCCACAACGGCGAAGCGGCGCAGACGCTGGCGGCGAACTTGCGCCGGCACCAAACCGTCGGTAAAACGCTCGCCGTGTTCGGCATGCTGAACGATAAGGACATCGGTGAGGTGATACGGGTGGTGGCGGGGTCGATCGACCGCTGGTACGTCGCCACCTTGTCCGGGCCGCGTGGCACGACCGCGGCGCAGGTTACGCAATTGTTGACGGATAACGGCATAACGGCGCCGATCGCGCCGTTCGCCACCCCGATCGAGGCTTATAACGCCGCACGAGCGGCGGCCGCGCCACCCGACCGCGTGGTCGTTTTTGGGTCGTTCCATACGGTCGGTGATATACTCGCGCATCTTGAGGCAGGTCCCGCATGA
- a CDS encoding SPOR domain-containing protein — translation MKRKDSGQIEFDPKHRIIGAIVIVALAVIFIPMILSKREPPTDTSVLDTAAAPAEPTAEQTSEDNKVAVTMVTPPITSADEPTAPPVLGAVPTTTPSAVTTTPAPATPEPAASAPVVPPAPVATVAPPKPATKPETKPAADTKRVAQAKPIPVSAKPASGNWVVQVGTFSSATNANRVEQKLRGLGQAVHAESIGLDSGKAVRVRVGPFHDKTAALKAQQRIQKETGMTGVVLSYP, via the coding sequence ATGAAACGTAAAGACTCCGGACAGATTGAATTCGATCCTAAGCACCGCATCATCGGCGCTATTGTTATCGTTGCCCTGGCGGTCATCTTTATCCCGATGATCTTGAGCAAGCGCGAGCCGCCCACGGATACCAGCGTGCTCGATACCGCGGCGGCGCCGGCCGAGCCAACCGCCGAACAAACGTCGGAAGACAATAAAGTAGCGGTAACGATGGTTACGCCGCCGATCACCTCGGCCGACGAACCCACCGCGCCACCGGTATTAGGTGCGGTGCCGACGACGACTCCATCCGCTGTTACTACTACGCCAGCCCCGGCAACACCAGAACCGGCGGCAAGCGCGCCAGTGGTTCCGCCCGCGCCGGTCGCAACGGTAGCGCCGCCTAAACCGGCGACGAAGCCAGAGACCAAGCCGGCTGCAGACACGAAGCGTGTCGCCCAAGCCAAGCCGATACCGGTATCGGCCAAGCCGGCCAGCGGCAACTGGGTGGTGCAAGTTGGCACATTCTCGAGCGCGACCAACGCCAATCGTGTCGAACAAAAGCTGCGCGGCTTGGGCCAGGCAGTACACGCGGAGTCGATTGGTCTCGATAGCGGTAAAGCGGTGCGTGTTCGTGTCGGACCGTTTCACGACAAGACCGCCGCGCTCAAGGCGCAACAGCGCATTCAGAAAGAGACCGGTATGACCGGCGTCGTCCTGAGTTATCCGTAA
- a CDS encoding CvpA family protein: MLGLNAFDALMLVVMLAFAITGSLRGFVLEILSLILWPLAAFLAWFFSESAATFLSSTIADPQLRVVAAFVIVFLLIFVIGTIVVYFVHRALPLRGNWRTSNIILGGFIGFVRGGIIVVIAFLVAGITSMPQRPWWHESALAPYFQKVAIVVSDYLPRDISQHIRFS, encoded by the coding sequence TTGCTCGGCCTAAATGCCTTTGATGCGTTGATGTTGGTGGTGATGCTGGCGTTCGCTATCACCGGTAGCTTACGTGGCTTCGTGCTCGAGATTTTGTCGCTCATCCTTTGGCCGCTGGCGGCATTTCTCGCTTGGTTCTTTTCCGAGTCGGCCGCGACATTCTTAAGCTCGACGATCGCCGATCCGCAACTGCGCGTGGTCGCGGCTTTTGTCATCGTTTTTCTTTTGATATTCGTGATCGGCACGATCGTCGTTTACTTCGTGCACCGGGCATTGCCGCTACGCGGCAACTGGCGCACGTCGAATATTATTCTCGGCGGCTTCATTGGCTTCGTGCGCGGCGGTATCATCGTCGTCATTGCCTTTCTGGTAGCCGGTATCACATCGATGCCGCAGCGTCCGTGGTGGCACGAGTCGGCGTTAGCGCCGTATTTCCAGAAGGTCGCAATCGTGGTCAGCGACTATTTACCGCGCGATATCTCTCAGCATATTCGCTTCAGCTAG
- the purF gene encoding amidophosphoribosyltransferase — translation MCGIIGMLGKSPVNQGIYDGLTVLQHRGQDAAGIMTSDGKRVYLRKDNGLVRDVFQQRHMESLQGNMGVGHVRYPTAGCDSPAEAQPFYVNSPFGLALAHNGNLTNADQLAVELFREDLRQLNTDSDSEVLLNVLAHELHAVSSRTRLTAEDVFRAVTALHQRVRGAYAVVTMIVGFGIVAFRDPHGIRPLVYGRRETDKGQEHMVASESVALDVLGFELVRDIEPGEALFIELDGQVHWRQCAKQPEHVPCIFEFVYLARPDSMIDGIAVHKTRLRMGEKLANKIKREWRDVDIDVVIPIPDTSRTAGLQMAYELDIKYREGFIKNRYIGRTFIMPGQAQREKSVRAKLNAIDLEFRGKNVLLVDDSIVRGTTSAQIVQMAREAGARKVYFASAAPPVRHPNVYGIDMPAANELVAAGRSEEEVCREIGADRLIYQDLSDLIDAAHEGNPRIKRFDASCFDGVYVTGDVTSDYLARLERRRKDSVKKRRNNRGSDDQQTAEVLSFPR, via the coding sequence ATGTGCGGCATTATCGGTATGCTCGGCAAGAGCCCGGTAAATCAGGGCATTTATGACGGGCTCACGGTGCTGCAACATCGCGGCCAGGACGCTGCCGGCATCATGACCAGCGACGGCAAGCGCGTGTATCTGCGCAAGGATAACGGCCTCGTGCGTGACGTATTTCAGCAGCGTCACATGGAAAGCTTGCAGGGCAACATGGGCGTCGGTCATGTGCGCTATCCCACCGCCGGTTGCGATTCGCCGGCCGAAGCGCAGCCGTTTTATGTGAACTCGCCGTTCGGTTTAGCGCTCGCCCACAACGGTAATCTGACTAACGCCGATCAGCTGGCGGTCGAGTTGTTCCGCGAAGACCTGCGCCAGCTTAATACCGATTCCGATTCCGAAGTGTTGCTGAATGTATTAGCGCACGAGCTACACGCTGTCAGCAGCCGCACGCGGTTGACGGCGGAAGACGTTTTCCGCGCGGTCACGGCGTTGCATCAGCGCGTGCGTGGTGCTTATGCGGTCGTCACGATGATCGTCGGTTTCGGCATCGTCGCCTTCCGTGATCCGCACGGTATACGCCCGCTGGTCTACGGCCGGCGCGAGACTGACAAGGGCCAGGAGCACATGGTCGCATCCGAGTCGGTCGCGCTCGACGTGCTCGGCTTCGAGTTGGTGCGCGATATTGAACCGGGCGAGGCGCTGTTTATCGAGTTGGATGGCCAAGTGCATTGGCGCCAGTGTGCCAAGCAGCCGGAACATGTGCCGTGTATCTTCGAGTTCGTTTATCTAGCACGCCCAGATTCGATGATCGACGGCATCGCCGTGCACAAGACGCGTCTGCGCATGGGCGAGAAGCTGGCCAACAAGATCAAGCGCGAATGGCGCGACGTCGATATCGACGTCGTCATTCCGATTCCCGATACGTCGCGCACCGCCGGTTTGCAGATGGCGTACGAGCTCGACATCAAGTATCGCGAAGGCTTTATCAAGAACCGTTACATCGGCCGCACCTTCATCATGCCCGGCCAAGCGCAGCGCGAAAAATCGGTACGCGCCAAGCTCAATGCCATCGATCTCGAATTCCGCGGCAAGAACGTGCTGTTGGTCGACGATTCGATCGTGCGCGGTACGACCTCGGCGCAGATCGTGCAAATGGCGCGCGAGGCCGGCGCCCGCAAGGTTTACTTCGCGTCGGCGGCGCCGCCGGTGCGGCATCCGAACGTTTACGGCATCGACATGCCCGCCGCCAATGAGCTGGTGGCGGCCGGTCGTTCGGAAGAAGAAGTGTGTCGCGAGATCGGCGCCGATCGGTTGATCTACCAAGACCTGTCGGATCTCATCGACGCTGCGCACGAAGGTAATCCGCGGATTAAGCGTTTCGATGCGTCGTGCTTCGACGGCGTTTATGTGACCGGCGATGTCACCAGCGACTACCTGGCGCGACTCGAACGCCGCCGCAAGGATTCCGTCAAGAAGCGTCGCAACAACCGTGGCTCCGACGATCAGCAGACTGCCGAGGTTTTGAGTTTCCCCCGCTGA
- a CDS encoding O-succinylhomoserine sulfhydrylase codes for MTKQDDEQWGLATRAVRAGRAPTNEGEHSEAIFLTSSFAFGSAAEAAARFSGESPGNVYSRFTNPTVRAFEQRLAAMEGGESCVAFASGMSAILATCLGLLKSGDHVIASRGIFGTTVLLFQNLLSRFGVETTFVGLTDYAAWERAVRPNTKLFYVETPSNPLTEVADLKRLADLAHHHNALLAVDNCFCTPILQLPFKFGADLVIHSATKYIDGQGRCIGGAVIGNGQLVGKDVYGVLRTAGPAMSPFNAWVFLKGLETLSLRMRAHSANALELARWLEQQRGIRRVYYPGLTSHPQHELASRQQSGFGGIVAFEVEGGQAAAWRVIDATRLMSITANLGDAKTTITHPGTTTHGRLTPEQRRDSGITDGLVRISVGLEDVDDLKRDLARGLGV; via the coding sequence ATGACGAAGCAAGACGACGAGCAGTGGGGTTTGGCGACGCGGGCGGTGCGTGCCGGTCGGGCGCCGACCAACGAAGGCGAGCATTCCGAGGCGATTTTTCTCACATCGAGCTTTGCCTTTGGCAGCGCCGCAGAAGCGGCGGCGCGTTTTTCCGGCGAGAGCCCGGGCAATGTCTATTCGCGTTTTACCAACCCGACGGTGCGCGCCTTCGAGCAGCGGCTGGCAGCGATGGAGGGCGGCGAGAGTTGTGTGGCGTTTGCGTCCGGCATGTCGGCGATCTTGGCGACGTGCCTGGGGTTGTTGAAGAGCGGCGATCATGTCATCGCTTCGCGCGGCATCTTCGGCACGACGGTGCTGTTGTTTCAGAATTTGCTGTCCCGCTTCGGCGTCGAGACGACGTTCGTCGGCTTGACGGACTACGCTGCTTGGGAACGCGCCGTGCGGCCGAACACGAAGTTGTTTTATGTCGAGACGCCGTCCAATCCGCTCACCGAAGTCGCCGATCTCAAGCGACTGGCGGATCTCGCGCACCATCACAACGCCTTGCTCGCGGTCGATAATTGTTTCTGCACGCCGATACTGCAATTGCCGTTTAAGTTCGGTGCGGATCTGGTCATCCACTCGGCGACGAAATACATCGATGGCCAAGGCCGCTGCATCGGCGGCGCCGTCATCGGCAATGGCCAACTCGTCGGTAAAGACGTGTACGGCGTATTGCGCACCGCCGGACCGGCGATGAGTCCGTTTAATGCTTGGGTATTTCTCAAAGGCTTGGAAACATTGTCGCTCAGAATGCGCGCGCACAGCGCCAATGCACTCGAGCTTGCACGTTGGTTGGAACAACAGCGTGGTATCCGCCGGGTCTATTACCCGGGTCTGACCTCGCATCCGCAGCACGAGCTTGCCAGCCGCCAGCAGTCGGGCTTCGGCGGCATCGTCGCCTTCGAAGTCGAAGGTGGGCAAGCAGCGGCATGGCGCGTCATCGATGCCACCCGGCTCATGTCGATCACGGCGAATTTGGGCGACGCCAAGACCACGATCACGCACCCCGGCACGACCACGCACGGCCGGCTGACGCCGGAGCAACGCCGCGACAGCGGCATCACCGACGGCTTGGTTCGAATTTCGGTGGGCTTGGAAGATGTCGACGATTTAAAGCGCGATTTGGCACGCGGTTTGGGCGTTTAG
- the phnD gene encoding phosphate/phosphite/phosphonate ABC transporter substrate-binding protein yields MQVSKLVVFGLMLIAPLLGHAEERCRYRGDLDKPYCDKDRDYVADTPTEPTKHQNPNTLAFSWTPVENPAIYRELLTPFTEHLANCTGRNVVFVPAQSNTEEIELMRTGRLHIGSFSTGPTWFAVNIAGAVPFAVKGTAEKFQGYSMLLIVRKDSRFQKITDLKGSRIAHTSPSSNSGNLTPRALLPKQGLTPDKDYTVIFSGRHDSSVLGVQSGEYDAAAVASDVFHRMVARGQIKEDEFRTLYTSPWFPTESLVYAHDLSPTLRDRMLKCFYDYRFTPEMQKQFDGADRFVPVTFKKEWEIIRFVAISAGESFDRTAYEKEIKREQEAHDKSK; encoded by the coding sequence ATGCAAGTATCGAAACTTGTCGTATTTGGCCTGATGCTAATCGCACCGCTGCTGGGACATGCCGAGGAACGATGCCGCTACCGCGGCGACTTGGACAAGCCCTATTGTGATAAAGATCGCGACTATGTCGCCGATACGCCAACGGAACCAACGAAGCATCAAAACCCCAACACCCTCGCTTTCAGTTGGACACCGGTCGAGAACCCGGCGATCTACCGCGAGCTACTAACGCCTTTCACCGAGCATTTGGCCAACTGTACCGGCCGCAATGTCGTCTTCGTGCCGGCGCAATCGAATACGGAAGAGATCGAGCTGATGCGTACGGGGCGTTTGCATATCGGTTCGTTCTCTACCGGACCAACCTGGTTCGCCGTGAACATCGCCGGTGCGGTGCCGTTCGCTGTAAAAGGTACCGCCGAAAAATTTCAGGGTTACAGCATGCTGCTGATCGTGCGCAAGGACAGCCGCTTCCAAAAGATCACCGATCTGAAAGGCAGCCGCATTGCCCACACGTCACCCTCGTCCAATTCCGGCAACCTGACACCACGCGCACTCCTACCGAAACAAGGCCTAACACCGGACAAGGACTACACCGTGATTTTCTCCGGCCGCCATGACAGTTCGGTGCTCGGTGTGCAATCGGGTGAATACGATGCGGCCGCCGTTGCCTCCGATGTATTCCACCGCATGGTGGCCCGCGGGCAAATTAAAGAGGATGAGTTCCGTACGCTATACACCAGCCCGTGGTTCCCGACCGAATCGCTGGTATATGCCCACGACCTGTCGCCGACACTACGTGACCGCATGCTGAAGTGTTTCTACGATTATCGCTTCACGCCGGAAATGCAGAAACAGTTCGACGGCGCCGATCGCTTCGTGCCGGTCACGTTCAAAAAAGAATGGGAGATTATCCGCTTCGTCGCCATCAGCGCCGGCGAAAGCTTCGATCGCACGGCTTACGAAAAAGAAATAAAGCGCGAGCAAGAAGCACACGATAAGAGCAAGTAA
- a CDS encoding sensor histidine kinase, which produces MIGLRRPRSVRTYLLAWIIAPIAVFIVIDTVTLYRDALDSANAAYDRMLIASAHSIGDLLKIEDGELVVTLPHAVLEIMETGSTTPMVYRVSDFDGFFLAGYDDFPKYTGAPRPHAQYPSLVDLYNDQYHDKAVRVAALYQPVASNTERGFALVQIAESLDNRERIAQHILRDTLRRQAVLVTSIAFVILLVVSIALRPIVALRNQLDQRRDNDLSPLSAPTAPRELQPMIAALNELMGRLQRSQEQQKRFIADASHQLRTPLSVLKTQLQSGLRGDVASPVVMQEMAGTVERAIALANQLLSLAKVEQLRGTGMREVCNLAALAREVAVELSPLISEKNLDFELDVEDAWLSGHPWMVSELISNLLLNAIRYTPAQSKIGVRVQVTADSVALVVWDSGPGVAADQRERVFEPFAAAHGTKGVGLGLTICREIAASMNASITLENRLMDDHVAGLEVRVNFPRAETPA; this is translated from the coding sequence ATGATCGGCCTACGCCGACCGCGGTCGGTGCGCACTTACCTGCTCGCCTGGATCATCGCGCCGATCGCTGTGTTCATCGTCATCGACACCGTCACGCTCTATCGCGATGCGCTCGATTCCGCCAACGCCGCCTACGATCGCATGCTCATTGCCTCGGCCCATTCGATCGGTGATCTGCTGAAGATCGAGGATGGCGAGCTGGTGGTTACGTTACCGCACGCGGTGCTGGAAATCATGGAAACCGGCAGCACCACACCGATGGTGTATCGCGTCAGCGACTTCGACGGCTTCTTTCTCGCCGGCTACGACGATTTTCCGAAATACACCGGCGCGCCGCGACCGCACGCGCAGTATCCGTCGCTGGTCGATTTGTACAACGATCAATACCACGACAAAGCGGTGCGCGTCGCCGCGCTGTATCAGCCGGTGGCCAGCAATACCGAGCGCGGCTTCGCGTTGGTACAGATTGCCGAATCGCTCGACAACCGCGAACGTATCGCCCAACACATCTTGCGCGATACGCTGCGACGGCAGGCGGTGCTCGTTACCAGCATCGCGTTCGTCATACTGCTCGTGGTCTCAATTGCGCTACGGCCGATCGTGGCACTACGCAATCAATTGGATCAGCGGCGCGACAATGATTTGTCACCGCTATCGGCGCCGACGGCGCCACGCGAGCTGCAACCGATGATCGCCGCATTGAACGAGCTGATGGGACGTTTGCAACGTTCGCAGGAACAACAGAAGCGCTTCATCGCCGACGCTTCGCATCAACTGCGCACGCCGCTGTCGGTACTGAAAACGCAATTGCAATCGGGTCTGCGCGGTGACGTAGCTTCACCGGTAGTCATGCAAGAAATGGCCGGCACCGTCGAACGCGCCATTGCCCTGGCAAATCAATTGTTGTCGCTGGCGAAAGTCGAGCAACTGCGCGGCACGGGAATGCGCGAAGTCTGCAACCTGGCGGCGCTCGCGCGCGAAGTTGCGGTCGAGCTATCACCGCTTATCAGTGAAAAGAACTTGGACTTCGAGCTCGATGTGGAAGACGCATGGTTATCGGGACATCCGTGGATGGTCAGCGAGCTGATTTCGAACCTACTGCTAAATGCGATTCGGTATACACCCGCGCAATCGAAGATCGGCGTGCGTGTACAAGTCACCGCCGATTCAGTGGCGCTAGTGGTTTGGGACAGCGGCCCGGGCGTCGCCGCCGATCAGCGTGAGCGTGTGTTCGAGCCGTTCGCCGCCGCCCACGGCACGAAAGGCGTCGGCCTAGGATTAACGATTTGCCGCGAGATCGCGGCATCGATGAACGCCAGCATTACGCTGGAGAACCGCCTCATGGACGATCATGTTGCCGGTCTTGAAGTCCGGGTGAATTTTCCACGAGCAGAAACGCCAGCATAA